The Candidatus Neomarinimicrobiota bacterium genome has a segment encoding these proteins:
- a CDS encoding MBL fold metallo-hydrolase has product MAKITFYGATGTVTGSRTLLDLDSQRFLIDCGMFQGKKENRLKNWDPFPVPPESVDAVLLTHAHIDHSGYLPRFCRYDFAGRIHATHATSDLCEILLKDSAHLQEEDAKWANKKGFSQHKPALPLYTTKDAENALTHFSPVHYGEDLFPADDIRVKFKDAGHILGSSLVDIKVGRNNNTSKVLFTGDLGRPRRPVLKDPVQVYNVDYLVIESTYGNRLHSDASPYEELVRVINESADRGGVLVIPSFAVGRTQTLLYVIRELEAQGKIPVMPIYIDSPMAIDATSIFTSHLDVLNLHAREQTLQGSSIFQPTQLKVCRSREESMAINRIKEKAIIISASGMITGGRILHHMRERLGDPKNSILFIGYQAMGTRGRTILEGAETVKIHGKKIPVKAQIKNIFGFSGHADYEEILAWLMGFNRPPKMTFINHGEADASEALAEKIRSHFGWEVTVPEFGENYSIDM; this is encoded by the coding sequence ATGGCTAAGATAACCTTTTACGGCGCTACAGGAACCGTCACCGGTTCCCGTACGCTCCTCGATCTCGACTCCCAAAGATTTCTTATCGATTGCGGCATGTTCCAGGGTAAAAAGGAGAATCGTCTGAAAAACTGGGATCCGTTTCCGGTACCGCCTGAATCTGTTGATGCGGTTCTTTTAACTCATGCCCACATCGATCATTCCGGCTATTTACCCCGGTTTTGCCGGTACGATTTTGCCGGGAGAATCCATGCCACCCATGCAACGTCTGACTTGTGTGAAATATTGCTGAAGGACAGCGCGCACCTGCAAGAAGAAGACGCCAAATGGGCCAACAAAAAGGGGTTTTCACAGCACAAACCGGCACTCCCTTTGTATACAACCAAAGATGCTGAAAACGCGCTTACCCACTTTAGCCCGGTGCACTACGGCGAGGATCTTTTCCCCGCAGATGATATTCGGGTGAAATTTAAGGATGCCGGACATATACTGGGCTCATCCCTGGTCGATATCAAGGTCGGTCGGAATAATAATACGAGTAAGGTGCTTTTTACCGGGGATTTGGGGCGTCCCAGGCGTCCGGTGTTGAAAGATCCTGTCCAGGTGTATAACGTGGATTACCTGGTTATCGAATCCACCTATGGTAATCGGTTACATTCGGATGCGTCGCCATACGAGGAACTGGTCAGGGTTATTAATGAGAGCGCGGACAGGGGAGGTGTCCTGGTAATTCCGTCCTTTGCCGTGGGGCGGACGCAGACTCTGTTGTACGTAATCAGAGAACTGGAAGCACAAGGGAAGATCCCGGTGATGCCAATTTACATCGATTCCCCAATGGCAATCGATGCTACTTCCATCTTCACGAGTCATTTGGATGTACTGAACCTGCATGCCAGGGAGCAGACGCTTCAGGGGAGCTCGATCTTTCAACCCACCCAGCTTAAGGTTTGCCGCTCACGGGAAGAATCGATGGCGATAAACAGGATAAAAGAAAAAGCGATTATTATTTCCGCCAGTGGGATGATTACCGGTGGACGTATTCTGCATCATATGCGTGAGCGGTTGGGTGATCCAAAGAATTCGATACTGTTTATCGGTTACCAGGCGATGGGGACGCGCGGCCGGACAATTTTGGAAGGCGCTGAGACCGTGAAAATCCATGGGAAAAAGATTCCGGTGAAGGCACAAATTAAAAATATCTTCGGTTTCTCCGGTCATGCCGATTATGAAGAGATACTCGCCTGGCTGATGGGGTTCAATCGACCGCCAAAGATGACATTTATTAATCACGGTGAGGCGGATGCCTCGGAGGCGCTGGCAGAGAAAATACGCTCACATTTCGGGTGGGAGGTTACGGTCCCAGAATTCGGAGAAAATTATTCCATAGATATGTAA
- a CDS encoding TrpB-like pyridoxal phosphate-dependent enzyme → METKIYLSEADMPRQWYNLAVDLPTPIQPPLGPDGNPAGPDDLSAVFPMNLIEQEMSQERWIDIPEEILGILTRWRPSPLKRAVRLEEALDTPAKIFYKDESVSPPGSHKPNTSVAQAWYNKEFGVKTLTTETGAGQWGSALAFACQLIGLNCKVFMVRISFDQKPYRKIMMRTWGADCIASPSDETAAGRKFLEKDPDTPGSLGMAISEAVEAAVSDESGKTKYSLGSVLNHVLLHQTIIGQEAKKQLEKVGIKKPDVVIGCAGGGSNFAGLAFPFVHDKINGDDIEIIPVEPTSCPTLTRGIFTYDFGDSAGSTPLMPMHTLGHNFVPEPIHAGGLRYHGMAPLVSQAVIEGLVKPRAIDQITSYSSALQWARTEGMIVAPETSHAIAATIQEAEKAREEGKEKVILFNLSGHGVMDLAGYESFLNGELEEHALEQEKLDEAEAELDELPKAEVRKSGQWS, encoded by the coding sequence ATGGAGACAAAAATCTATCTCAGCGAAGCCGATATGCCACGGCAGTGGTATAATCTTGCAGTCGACCTTCCGACACCAATACAACCGCCATTGGGCCCGGATGGTAATCCGGCCGGTCCGGACGACTTGTCTGCGGTGTTCCCGATGAATCTGATTGAACAGGAGATGAGCCAGGAACGCTGGATCGATATCCCGGAAGAAATCCTTGGTATCCTGACCCGGTGGCGTCCCTCACCCCTGAAACGTGCTGTCCGCCTGGAAGAGGCGCTGGACACACCTGCAAAAATCTTTTACAAGGATGAAAGCGTATCCCCTCCCGGAAGCCATAAGCCCAATACTTCGGTAGCACAGGCGTGGTATAACAAGGAATTTGGTGTAAAAACGCTGACCACCGAAACCGGCGCCGGTCAGTGGGGCAGTGCGCTGGCATTTGCCTGCCAGCTAATTGGACTCAATTGTAAAGTGTTCATGGTCAGGATTAGCTTTGACCAGAAGCCGTATCGGAAAATTATGATGCGCACCTGGGGCGCAGACTGTATTGCATCGCCTTCGGATGAAACGGCAGCCGGCCGGAAGTTTCTGGAGAAGGACCCGGATACGCCCGGTAGTCTGGGAATGGCCATCAGTGAAGCGGTAGAAGCGGCGGTCTCCGACGAATCCGGCAAGACCAAGTACTCGTTGGGCAGCGTGTTGAATCATGTACTTCTACACCAGACCATCATTGGACAGGAAGCCAAAAAGCAGCTGGAAAAGGTCGGTATTAAGAAGCCGGATGTAGTAATTGGCTGCGCAGGGGGCGGAAGTAACTTTGCGGGTTTGGCTTTTCCGTTTGTGCACGACAAAATAAACGGAGACGACATCGAAATTATTCCAGTGGAGCCCACGTCATGCCCTACGCTCACCAGGGGTATTTTTACCTATGACTTCGGTGACTCGGCAGGCTCCACGCCGCTTATGCCCATGCACACCCTCGGCCACAATTTTGTTCCGGAGCCAATCCACGCAGGCGGACTACGCTATCACGGCATGGCTCCGCTGGTCTCGCAAGCGGTTATCGAAGGGTTGGTGAAGCCGCGCGCCATCGACCAAATCACCTCCTACTCCTCAGCACTGCAGTGGGCACGGACCGAGGGAATGATTGTAGCGCCGGAGACCAGCCATGCCATCGCGGCCACGATCCAGGAAGCCGAAAAGGCGCGCGAAGAAGGCAAAGAAAAGGTTATCCTCTTTAATCTGAGTGGCCATGGTGTGATGGATTTGGCGGGTTACGAGAGCTTCCTGAACGGCGAACTGGAAGAACATGCCCTGGAGCAGGAAAAGCTAGACGAGGCAGAAGCCGAACTGGACGAACTGCCCAAGGCCGAAGTCCGGAAGTCCGGACAATGGTCGTAA
- a CDS encoding MBL fold metallo-hydrolase encodes MDIKFWGVRGSIPTPPTPTQIRQKMLNVLRLAQREKLESDSDREKFLESLNGFQDSLIGGNTSCVQVTVKDNLFIFDMGSGLKRLGNALTESEAASEGLAIHFFISHTHWDHMMGFPFFTPAYLPQHKIIFHSPIPDLEERIRAQQDFRFFPVSLDDMASTKEFHTLQPEGKHTIEGVTIRTKELNHPGNSYGYRVESDGKSFVYTTDSEFKDLSQMNTKQYTDFFQDADVLTFDSQYTLLEAVHHKKDWGHSSAIIGIDLAAEAGVKTMVLFHHEPENDDSTIQSLRDEAQQYKSINYPDSPLSLIIGHEGLEISL; translated from the coding sequence ATGGATATAAAATTTTGGGGAGTTCGCGGGTCGATTCCAACGCCCCCCACTCCAACTCAAATTCGCCAGAAAATGCTCAATGTACTTCGCCTCGCTCAACGAGAGAAGCTTGAATCGGATTCGGATCGTGAAAAATTTTTGGAGAGTCTGAATGGATTTCAGGATAGTCTCATTGGCGGGAATACTTCCTGTGTCCAGGTAACTGTGAAGGATAACCTTTTCATCTTTGACATGGGCAGCGGACTTAAACGGCTTGGGAATGCCCTGACGGAGTCTGAAGCAGCATCGGAAGGTCTGGCAATCCATTTTTTTATCAGTCACACCCATTGGGATCACATGATGGGGTTTCCATTCTTCACTCCCGCCTACCTACCCCAGCACAAAATTATCTTCCACAGTCCTATCCCGGATCTGGAAGAACGTATTCGTGCCCAGCAGGATTTCCGATTTTTCCCGGTCTCACTGGATGATATGGCCAGCACCAAGGAGTTCCACACACTCCAGCCGGAAGGAAAGCATACCATTGAAGGGGTAACCATTCGTACCAAGGAGCTGAATCACCCCGGTAACTCGTACGGATATCGGGTGGAGTCCGATGGAAAATCGTTCGTCTATACCACTGACTCCGAATTTAAAGACCTGTCCCAAATGAATACAAAACAGTACACCGACTTCTTCCAGGATGCGGATGTCCTCACTTTTGACTCACAGTACACCCTCCTGGAAGCGGTTCACCATAAGAAGGACTGGGGTCACAGCTCCGCCATCATTGGTATTGACCTCGCCGCAGAAGCCGGTGTAAAAACTATGGTTCTGTTTCACCACGAGCCGGAGAACGACGACTCTACCATTCAATCGCTCCGGGATGAAGCTCAACAGTACAAATCAATTAATTATCCGGACTCACCACTGTCGTTGATTATTGGTCATGAGGGCCTGGAAATATCCCTGTAG
- a CDS encoding metalloregulator ArsR/SmtB family transcription factor produces the protein MELKMTQELHSISSANSQAIQESLGDEEHIRELSDLFKALCDPTRLRIILALKEEELCVHDLALLTETSESNASHQLRVLRNMKLVKYTRRGKQVFYSIDDEHISHFLEDIQQHLGEQNGEEDRSE, from the coding sequence ATGGAGTTGAAAATGACGCAGGAATTACACAGTATATCGTCCGCAAATAGTCAGGCTATTCAAGAGAGTTTGGGGGATGAGGAGCATATTCGGGAGTTGTCGGATCTGTTTAAGGCGTTATGTGATCCCACAAGATTGCGGATTATTCTGGCACTGAAGGAAGAGGAGTTATGTGTGCACGATTTGGCGTTACTGACAGAGACCAGCGAATCCAATGCCTCCCATCAGTTACGAGTCCTCCGGAATATGAAGTTGGTGAAATATACCCGTCGGGGGAAACAGGTGTTTTACTCCATAGATGACGAGCACATTTCGCATTTTCTGGAGGATATCCAGCAGCATCTCGGCGAACAAAACGGAGAGGAGGATCGGAGCGAGTAA
- a CDS encoding cation diffusion facilitator family transporter, giving the protein MSSYRELRDKNRKSLQIALGITAFFFFVELIGGWLTNSLALLSDAGHMLTDVLALGLSLFAMWLAKRPPTKSHTFGYHRFEIFAAFLNGLTLAGISVYIFVEAYQRIQNPPEVAGFPMMLIATVGLLVNLLSGFFLHKSKDDSLNVKGAYLHVLGDALGSVGAIVAGIIMWTTGWMYADPIFSVVIGMIIIASSWRLMRDTFHVLMQGTPPEIEPEDVQTSICNLKNVTGVHDLHIWTLTNGIHAMTVHVNVDESVSQTSHDDIIHAIREMTMDEYGIQHTTVQLEMQENGDHRCIVQEEH; this is encoded by the coding sequence ATGTCTTCCTATCGCGAATTGCGGGATAAAAACAGGAAAAGTCTGCAGATTGCACTCGGTATTACGGCTTTTTTCTTCTTCGTCGAGCTTATTGGGGGATGGCTGACCAACAGTCTGGCGCTACTGAGCGATGCCGGACACATGTTGACCGATGTACTGGCGCTTGGGCTTAGTTTGTTCGCCATGTGGTTGGCCAAGCGTCCGCCAACCAAGAGCCATACCTTTGGATACCATCGATTTGAAATATTCGCGGCTTTTCTCAATGGGCTAACACTGGCCGGGATCTCGGTTTACATTTTTGTTGAGGCATACCAGCGAATACAGAACCCCCCGGAAGTCGCCGGATTCCCGATGATGCTCATCGCGACGGTGGGGCTCCTGGTGAACTTGCTGAGCGGATTTTTTCTTCATAAGTCTAAAGATGACAGCCTGAACGTGAAGGGAGCGTATTTGCACGTCCTGGGCGACGCCCTGGGGTCGGTCGGAGCTATTGTAGCCGGAATTATTATGTGGACTACCGGCTGGATGTATGCGGATCCGATCTTCAGTGTCGTCATTGGAATGATAATTATTGCCTCGTCGTGGCGTCTCATGCGGGATACGTTCCACGTCCTTATGCAGGGAACGCCCCCGGAAATTGAACCGGAAGACGTACAGACCTCAATCTGTAATCTCAAGAATGTAACCGGCGTCCATGATCTCCATATCTGGACGCTGACCAACGGTATCCATGCCATGACTGTACATGTAAACGTCGACGAATCCGTTTCGCAAACGTCGCACGATGATATTATTCACGCAATCCGGGAGATGACGATGGATGAGTACGGCATCCAGCATACGACTGTCCAGCTGGAGATGCAGGAAAATGGCGATCACCGGTGCATTGTTCAGGAAGAACATTAG
- a CDS encoding OprO/OprP family phosphate-selective porin — protein MKSAARILVKWVILSFLLVPVFALGQDVGLSGRIYTGYFYNTHTNNNAFTVDRVYLGYAGDLTSDVSYNVTSDIGPDFTDGGYQLFMKYAYIDWRQGDAGGLILGMIPMNAYDVQKRTWGFRYLRKTVMNDRGFAPSADIGAGYEMRFSRKVLVSAALSNGEGYKSPEVDEYKRIHVRLLYGPENLGSTTGFNVGAYTSYEAENVDESRMTFAGFTGIHVNDMWAGLEGAYQMLSETDWNQLLLSVYGRMEVGEDATAFGRFDYSNEQNPVTEITENLIIGGVEFNPTGGIKIAPNFVYSLEDDGEDDLAIRASCEFRW, from the coding sequence ATGAAATCAGCCGCACGGATTTTAGTCAAATGGGTGATTCTGAGTTTTTTGCTCGTGCCGGTATTTGCGCTGGGACAGGATGTCGGTTTGTCCGGACGGATTTATACGGGTTATTTTTATAATACGCACACCAATAATAATGCCTTCACTGTTGACCGGGTATATCTTGGATATGCAGGTGACCTGACATCGGATGTCAGTTATAACGTCACTAGTGATATTGGTCCGGATTTTACGGATGGTGGATATCAGTTGTTTATGAAATACGCCTATATCGATTGGCGACAGGGTGATGCCGGAGGACTGATACTCGGTATGATTCCCATGAATGCCTATGATGTACAAAAGAGAACCTGGGGATTCCGGTATCTGCGCAAAACCGTCATGAATGACCGTGGGTTTGCCCCCTCTGCCGATATCGGCGCCGGGTACGAGATGCGGTTCTCGAGAAAAGTATTAGTTTCCGCAGCCCTCTCCAACGGTGAGGGATACAAATCCCCTGAGGTTGATGAGTACAAGCGGATCCACGTCCGCTTACTCTATGGCCCTGAAAATTTGGGGAGCACAACCGGATTCAATGTGGGGGCTTATACCAGTTATGAAGCGGAAAACGTAGATGAGAGCCGGATGACTTTTGCAGGATTTACCGGAATTCATGTCAACGATATGTGGGCCGGTCTGGAAGGTGCATATCAAATGCTGAGTGAAACAGACTGGAACCAGTTATTACTCTCGGTATATGGACGTATGGAAGTTGGTGAAGATGCCACGGCTTTTGGCCGGTTCGATTACAGTAATGAACAGAACCCCGTCACGGAGATTACGGAAAACCTAATTATTGGTGGTGTTGAGTTTAATCCGACCGGGGGGATCAAAATTGCGCCGAATTTCGTCTATTCTCTCGAAGATGACGGCGAAGATGACCTCGCGATTCGGGCCAGCTGCGAATTCCGGTGGTAA
- the dgt gene encoding dNTP triphosphohydrolase: protein MKDNKFYTEFDTETIGGRSAKDYRTEFQRDRDRIIYCAAFRRLQGKTQVFMSGEYDFYRTRLTHSIEVAQIGRSIVNFLNQNSEHFSKEFTLDADLVEVTCLAHDIGHPPFGHGGENVLNDLMVSHGGFEGNAQTLRILTDIFYEAPEGRRGMKPSRAFLDGVMKYKTLEKEMRPPKSKFLYNDQKEYLCFVAGDTGSEIPRTDQSIECQIMDWADDTAYSLNDLLDGYKAGFLTQRSIESWAEEHDLDTRETEIIGHLLRQIKNEADFEVYVANKVGEFIESVALEKIADNEWSNRYDYRLRPDPEHEKESRVYKALAYDVIFQSPQIQQLEAKGCRIISQLFEALAERYIGNESNFQLLPRKVARHIEQAGSDDAKARLLCDRIAGMTDGYAIRIYKRIFDPDFGSIVDLI from the coding sequence GTGAAGGATAACAAGTTTTACACCGAGTTTGATACCGAGACTATCGGTGGAAGGTCAGCAAAGGATTACCGGACCGAATTCCAGCGGGATCGGGACCGGATAATCTACTGTGCGGCCTTCCGGAGACTCCAGGGAAAGACCCAGGTTTTTATGTCCGGCGAGTATGACTTTTACCGGACGCGCCTGACCCACTCCATTGAGGTCGCCCAGATCGGACGTTCCATTGTTAACTTTCTGAATCAAAACTCCGAACATTTTTCAAAAGAGTTCACCCTGGATGCGGACCTGGTGGAAGTGACCTGCCTGGCGCACGATATTGGGCACCCGCCATTCGGGCACGGCGGGGAAAACGTGCTGAACGATCTCATGGTATCCCATGGTGGTTTCGAGGGAAACGCCCAGACACTTCGCATCCTCACGGATATTTTCTATGAGGCACCGGAGGGCCGGCGGGGAATGAAGCCGTCACGTGCGTTCCTGGATGGAGTGATGAAATACAAAACCCTGGAAAAGGAGATGAGGCCGCCTAAATCCAAATTCCTTTACAATGATCAAAAGGAGTATCTGTGCTTTGTCGCCGGAGATACCGGAAGCGAAATCCCCCGAACGGATCAGAGTATAGAATGCCAGATCATGGATTGGGCGGATGACACGGCCTATTCTCTGAACGATCTCCTGGATGGTTATAAAGCCGGATTCCTCACCCAGCGCAGCATCGAATCGTGGGCGGAGGAACATGATTTGGACACCCGGGAAACGGAAATTATTGGCCATCTACTCCGGCAGATTAAGAATGAAGCGGACTTCGAAGTGTACGTTGCCAATAAGGTAGGCGAATTCATCGAATCGGTTGCGCTGGAAAAGATTGCCGATAACGAGTGGTCCAACCGGTACGATTACCGACTCCGTCCCGATCCGGAGCACGAGAAAGAGAGCCGGGTCTATAAAGCATTGGCCTATGATGTAATCTTCCAGAGTCCCCAAATTCAGCAGCTGGAGGCAAAGGGGTGTCGGATCATTTCTCAGCTTTTCGAAGCACTGGCAGAACGGTATATCGGGAACGAGTCGAATTTCCAGCTCCTGCCACGGAAGGTGGCGCGACACATCGAACAGGCCGGATCCGACGATGCCAAAGCCCGGCTTCTTTGCGACCGCATCGCCGGGATGACTGATGGCTACGCCATCCGCATCTATAAGCGAATTTTTGATCCCGATTTCGGCAGTATCGTGGATTTGATTTGA
- a CDS encoding MATE family efflux transporter has translation MRRGNNSQEDLVQGPLFPAIVRLAIPLVLANLMQTAYNIVDTYWVGRLGEQAVAAISLAFPVIFLIISFGAGLTVAGTVLIAQYTGKGDQEQVDLTAGQTIILLVNVSIVISVVGYLLSGPMLNFMGAEPGVLEKGTSYLKILFAGASFMFMFFVFQSILRGWGDTKTPMWVMFWSVLGNTILDPLLIMGIGPFPEMGIAGAAWATIISRGIAAIVGLWILFSGKKALHIKLRHLWPDWKLQWRLIKLGIPASVEQSITALGITAMVFIVADFGTTVVAAYGIGARILSFVIVPAFALSMATSTALGQNFGAGKLDRAEKAGWIGAGTGFGGLTFFGIILFLFAEPITAVFIKDNPDVVRLGTEFLRIMALSFGFFALQLVFNGAFRGAGRTSTAMVMAIIAFWVTRIPLAYLLSNTFEMGPQGIWWAFPISIVFMGLLTTYWFWLGRWRKETPDAETRIKKRIIDETELDEGVND, from the coding sequence TTGCGACGCGGAAATAACTCACAAGAAGACCTAGTACAGGGACCGCTTTTCCCGGCGATAGTCCGGCTGGCCATTCCGCTGGTTTTGGCCAACCTGATGCAAACGGCTTACAATATTGTCGACACTTACTGGGTCGGTCGTCTCGGCGAACAGGCAGTGGCGGCCATTTCCCTTGCCTTCCCGGTCATTTTCCTCATTATTTCCTTCGGGGCCGGCCTCACCGTTGCCGGTACAGTTCTTATCGCCCAGTACACGGGTAAAGGAGACCAGGAACAGGTCGACCTGACCGCTGGCCAGACCATCATACTCCTCGTCAACGTCTCCATCGTCATTTCTGTTGTTGGCTATTTGCTCAGTGGCCCGATGCTCAATTTTATGGGGGCAGAGCCCGGTGTCCTGGAAAAGGGGACCTCCTATCTGAAAATCCTGTTTGCCGGCGCCAGCTTCATGTTCATGTTTTTTGTCTTCCAATCCATCCTGCGCGGGTGGGGCGATACCAAAACTCCCATGTGGGTGATGTTTTGGTCGGTGCTCGGGAATACCATCCTTGATCCCCTTCTGATCATGGGGATCGGCCCCTTTCCGGAGATGGGCATAGCCGGGGCGGCCTGGGCGACTATTATATCTCGGGGGATTGCAGCGATTGTCGGACTCTGGATCTTATTTAGTGGGAAGAAGGCGCTCCACATTAAATTGCGGCATCTCTGGCCGGACTGGAAACTCCAGTGGCGGCTCATCAAACTCGGCATTCCGGCCTCCGTTGAACAGAGTATCACTGCCCTCGGTATTACGGCAATGGTCTTTATCGTCGCCGATTTCGGCACGACCGTTGTCGCAGCCTACGGAATCGGTGCGCGGATTCTATCTTTTGTCATTGTACCGGCGTTCGCCCTGTCAATGGCAACATCCACGGCACTGGGGCAGAATTTTGGTGCGGGTAAACTGGACAGAGCAGAGAAAGCCGGATGGATCGGCGCGGGGACTGGCTTCGGCGGATTAACCTTCTTTGGAATTATACTGTTTCTCTTTGCCGAGCCAATTACCGCGGTATTTATTAAAGATAATCCTGACGTTGTCCGGCTTGGGACAGAATTTTTGCGAATAATGGCGTTATCATTTGGATTTTTTGCATTACAGTTGGTATTTAATGGTGCATTCCGGGGGGCGGGGCGGACCAGTACCGCAATGGTCATGGCGATTATCGCATTTTGGGTGACGCGAATCCCGCTCGCCTATTTGCTCTCTAATACATTTGAAATGGGTCCCCAGGGGATCTGGTGGGCTTTTCCCATCAGTATAGTGTTTATGGGGCTGCTGACCACTTACTGGTTCTGGCTGGGACGATGGCGGAAGGAAACACCGGATGCCGAAACCCGAATTAAAAAGCGGATCATTGACGAAACCGAGCTGGATGAAGGCGTCAACGATTAG
- a CDS encoding CBS domain-containing protein → MRVRDLLNKKASEIQSTTPTTSLLKAIKQLNDHNIGSLIVLDGDTVAGIVTERDVLHAAGRPSGDLHSLNVQDVMTTDLITCEPEANVEGIMATMTENRIRHLPVLEDENLVGVISIGDVVKARFQETEAEASQLKEYIRTGR, encoded by the coding sequence ATGAGAGTTCGCGACCTGCTGAACAAAAAAGCATCGGAAATTCAATCTACTACACCAACGACGTCTTTGCTCAAGGCCATTAAACAGCTCAACGATCACAACATCGGTTCGCTGATTGTCCTGGATGGGGATACGGTAGCCGGAATCGTCACCGAGCGGGATGTTCTGCATGCAGCCGGACGGCCATCTGGAGATCTGCATTCATTGAACGTGCAGGACGTGATGACGACCGATCTCATCACCTGTGAGCCGGAAGCCAATGTTGAGGGAATTATGGCCACGATGACAGAGAACAGGATTCGGCATTTGCCGGTGCTGGAGGATGAGAACCTGGTGGGGGTCATTTCTATCGGTGATGTGGTCAAAGCACGCTTCCAGGAGACGGAAGCGGAAGCTTCCCAGCTAAAGGAATATATCCGCACCGGGCGCTAG
- a CDS encoding heme-binding domain-containing protein, protein MAEKGLKLWGKWMGIAVIGILIIIQFFGIDRSNPPVTQEIDAPANVKNVLEKSCFDCHSNKTDWPWYSYIAPISWLVGSDVHEAREHMNFTEWDTYTTEERLELIEEIWEEVEEGEMPLGIYEIMHPDAEPTIQDKTALQEWVTSVTGETAIQSENGESEGHEDHEH, encoded by the coding sequence ATGGCGGAGAAAGGTTTAAAACTGTGGGGAAAATGGATGGGAATTGCGGTCATTGGCATTCTGATAATAATACAGTTTTTTGGAATTGATCGCAGTAATCCACCGGTGACCCAGGAAATTGATGCCCCGGCCAATGTAAAAAATGTATTGGAAAAGTCCTGTTTTGATTGCCACTCGAACAAAACCGACTGGCCCTGGTACAGTTACATAGCTCCCATTTCATGGCTGGTGGGGAGCGATGTACACGAAGCGCGTGAACATATGAATTTTACCGAGTGGGATACCTATACAACTGAGGAACGCCTTGAGTTAATTGAGGAGATCTGGGAAGAAGTTGAGGAAGGGGAGATGCCGCTCGGTATTTACGAAATAATGCACCCCGATGCCGAACCGACCATACAGGATAAAACGGCATTGCAGGAATGGGTGACCAGCGTTACCGGCGAGACGGCAATTCAGTCGGAAAACGGTGAGTCGGAAGGACATGAGGATCATGAGCACTAA
- the trpS gene encoding tryptophan--tRNA ligase, with protein sequence MTEKKRILTGDRPTGKMHLGHYVGTLKNRVALQDEYDCYFIIADLHTLTTKPEKEHIERIQGNVREMVLDYLAAGIDPEKSTIYLQSAVHAVYEMNLIFEMLVTLPRLSRLPSIKEMARNAHLDEEAVPFGLIGYPVLQAADILMPRAHLVPVGKDNESHVEISREIARRFNKYYGKVLPVPKAKIGDVPTLVGTDGQAKMSKSLDNAIFLSDDEETVRKKVFSTYTDPNRTSADVPGRVEGNPVFIYHDAFNPNTEEVDDLKERYKKGKVGDVEVKKKLASAINNFLDPMRERRREFAARDGYVQEIIYQGTEKVRVLADETLREMKSAMGLQDLWDWVEAGKK encoded by the coding sequence ATGACTGAGAAAAAGCGTATCCTGACCGGGGACCGTCCGACAGGGAAAATGCATTTGGGCCACTATGTCGGCACCTTAAAAAACCGGGTCGCCCTGCAGGATGAATATGATTGCTACTTCATTATTGCCGACCTCCACACACTGACGACTAAACCCGAAAAAGAACATATTGAACGCATCCAGGGTAATGTTCGGGAAATGGTCCTTGATTACCTGGCTGCGGGAATCGATCCCGAAAAGTCGACCATATATCTCCAGTCTGCCGTCCATGCAGTCTACGAAATGAATTTAATCTTTGAGATGCTGGTAACGCTGCCGCGATTATCACGGCTGCCCAGCATCAAGGAGATGGCGCGGAATGCCCACCTGGATGAGGAGGCCGTGCCGTTTGGGCTTATCGGGTACCCGGTGCTTCAGGCTGCGGATATTCTGATGCCCAGGGCGCATCTGGTTCCGGTGGGGAAAGACAACGAATCCCATGTGGAGATCTCCAGAGAGATTGCCCGGCGATTTAATAAGTATTACGGGAAGGTTCTTCCGGTACCCAAGGCAAAGATCGGCGATGTGCCAACCCTCGTAGGGACCGACGGGCAGGCGAAAATGAGCAAGAGTCTGGATAATGCAATTTTCCTCTCCGACGACGAGGAGACGGTGCGGAAGAAGGTGTTCAGTACGTACACCGATCCCAACCGGACCAGCGCCGATGTCCCCGGACGCGTCGAAGGGAATCCGGTATTTATTTACCACGATGCCTTCAATCCGAACACGGAAGAAGTGGATGACCTCAAGGAGCGTTACAAGAAAGGGAAAGTTGGTGACGTTGAGGTGAAAAAGAAACTGGCCTCCGCTATAAACAATTTCCTGGATCCCATGCGGGAGCGACGGCGGGAATTTGCTGCCAGAGATGGTTATGTCCAGGAGATCATATATCAGGGAACCGAAAAAGTGCGCGTCCTGGCGGACGAAACTCTCCGGGAGATGAAATCAGCCATGGGATTACAAGATCTCTGGGATTGGGTTGAAGCTGGAAAAAAATAA